Proteins encoded by one window of Flavobacterium sp. N502540:
- a CDS encoding proline-specific peptidase family protein: MRYSIAILTFLLLISCKNESKTDSLSNYFTYNKESDVESAGVRMIPIKTPVGEFKVWTKRFGNNPKIKILLLHGGPAMTHEYMECFETFFQREGFEFYEYDQLGSYYSDQPKDSSLWTTKRFVEEVEQVRKAIGADHNNFYVLGNSWGGILAMEYALKYQQNMKGLLVSNMMASAPDYGKYAAEVLSKQMKPEILAEIRALEAKKDFSNPRYMELLIPNFYQKHLCRLKEWPDGLNRASKHINGEIYTLMQGPSEFGISGRLAKWDIKNRLHEITIPTLMIGAKYDTMDPKAMEEQSKLVKKGRYLYCPNGSHLAMWDDQKIFMNGVIQFINDVDNKVFQ; this comes from the coding sequence ATGCGTTATAGTATTGCCATTCTTACCTTTTTACTGCTGATTTCTTGCAAAAACGAATCTAAAACCGATTCATTATCCAACTACTTTACCTACAATAAGGAATCAGATGTAGAATCGGCTGGCGTCAGGATGATACCTATAAAAACCCCAGTTGGAGAATTTAAAGTCTGGACAAAACGTTTTGGAAACAATCCAAAAATAAAAATACTGTTACTTCACGGAGGCCCCGCAATGACGCACGAGTATATGGAATGTTTTGAAACATTCTTTCAGCGCGAAGGATTTGAGTTCTACGAATACGATCAGTTAGGATCATATTATAGCGATCAGCCAAAAGACAGCAGCTTATGGACTACAAAGCGTTTTGTAGAAGAAGTAGAACAAGTACGCAAAGCAATCGGTGCCGATCACAACAATTTTTACGTCCTTGGAAACTCATGGGGTGGAATTTTAGCCATGGAATACGCCCTAAAGTATCAACAAAACATGAAAGGTCTACTCGTATCCAACATGATGGCCAGTGCCCCCGATTACGGAAAATATGCAGCTGAAGTACTTTCAAAACAAATGAAACCGGAAATATTAGCAGAAATCAGAGCCCTTGAAGCCAAAAAAGATTTCAGCAACCCACGATATATGGAATTACTTATTCCTAATTTTTATCAGAAACACTTATGCAGACTAAAAGAATGGCCGGACGGCCTCAATCGTGCCAGCAAACATATCAATGGTGAAATTTATACGCTAATGCAAGGCCCGAGCGAATTTGGTATCAGTGGTCGTTTAGCCAAATGGGATATTAAAAATCGCTTGCATGAAATTACAATTCCAACCTTAATGATTGGCGCAAAATACGATACAATGGACCCAAAAGCTATGGAAGAACAAAGCAAATTAGTCAAAAAAGGACGTTATCTCTACTGCCCAAACGGAAGTCATCTCGCCATGTGGGACGATCAAAAAATCTTCATGAATGGAGTAATTCAGTTTATAAACGATGTCGACAACAAAGTTTTTCAGTAA
- a CDS encoding helix-turn-helix domain-containing protein, with product MNVLTLPDELNFDQSRLINVYDYTSSKRISKQQIILNQNVFSFLIEGTKEVVFDNSAVSIDATKFLIMKSGHCLMTEKLSDLSNYRSVVLFFSNEILLRFIRKMEWRKGEVEECKSVRAFEYDLFLKRFVDSLVDISKLSTEIKSKLLEVKFEELMLYLVGMYGTEFLYSLTVNSDDSSQKFFQIIESSYLSRLSLKELSFLCNMSVSTFKREFEKHYLESPIKWFQHKRLEFAHYLLHQERRSPSEVCFEAGYESLSSFTQAYKSKYGVTPKQAQKK from the coding sequence ATGAATGTACTAACGCTTCCTGACGAGTTAAATTTTGATCAATCAAGATTGATTAACGTCTATGATTATACTAGTTCGAAGAGGATCTCCAAACAGCAAATTATTCTGAATCAAAATGTATTTAGTTTTTTAATAGAAGGGACAAAGGAAGTTGTTTTTGATAATTCGGCTGTATCGATCGATGCGACGAAGTTTCTTATTATGAAATCGGGACATTGTTTAATGACAGAAAAGCTTTCGGATTTGTCTAACTATAGAAGTGTAGTTTTATTTTTTTCGAATGAGATCCTGTTGCGATTTATTAGAAAAATGGAATGGAGAAAGGGGGAAGTTGAAGAATGTAAGTCTGTCCGCGCTTTTGAATATGATTTGTTTCTTAAACGGTTTGTAGATAGTTTGGTAGATATTTCAAAACTTTCGACTGAGATTAAAAGTAAGTTGCTGGAAGTTAAGTTTGAAGAGTTAATGCTTTATTTGGTGGGGATGTACGGTACAGAGTTTTTGTATTCTTTAACAGTAAACAGCGATGATTCTTCACAGAAGTTTTTTCAGATTATTGAAAGTAGTTATCTTAGTAGGTTGTCCTTAAAAGAGTTATCTTTTTTATGTAATATGAGTGTTTCAACTTTTAAAAGGGAATTTGAAAAGCACTATTTGGAATCACCCATTAAATGGTTTCAGCATAAAAGATTAGAGTTTGCTCATTATTTACTTCATCAGGAGCGAAGAAGTCCTTCAGAAGTTTGTTTTGAAGCAGGTTACGAAAGCTTATCAAGTTTTACTCAGGCTTATAAGTCAAAATATGGAGTGACGCCAAAACAGGCACAGAAAAAATGA
- a CDS encoding YbhB/YbcL family Raf kinase inhibitor-like protein — protein sequence MKKVNAILIMSLIFTTTIFGQKTFTLTSKDLGGELTKVQEFKGFGCTGENQSPQLLWKNAPAGTKSFAVTMYDPDAPTGSGFWHWIVFDIPSDVNELVTNAGAKDKFSIKGAVQSITDYGIKGFGGPCPPEGHGFHQYIITVYALKTDKLGLDENTNPAIVGFNLWNQTLAKASIVAYYKR from the coding sequence ATGAAAAAAGTAAATGCAATTTTGATAATGTCCTTAATTTTTACCACAACAATTTTCGGACAGAAGACTTTTACACTAACCAGTAAAGATTTGGGAGGTGAGCTTACTAAAGTACAGGAGTTTAAAGGATTTGGCTGTACCGGAGAGAATCAATCTCCTCAGTTGCTTTGGAAGAATGCGCCAGCCGGAACAAAAAGTTTCGCTGTGACCATGTATGATCCTGATGCACCAACGGGAAGTGGATTTTGGCATTGGATTGTATTTGATATTCCTTCAGATGTAAACGAACTGGTAACTAATGCGGGCGCTAAAGATAAATTTTCGATAAAAGGTGCTGTTCAAAGCATTACAGATTATGGAATAAAAGGATTTGGGGGCCCTTGTCCGCCGGAAGGCCATGGATTTCATCAATATATCATTACTGTTTATGCGCTTAAAACGGATAAATTAGGGCTTGATGAAAATACTAATCCGGCTATCGTAGGGTTTAATTTATGGAATCAGACTTTGGCAAAAGCAAGTATTGTTGCTTATTATAAAAGGTAA
- a CDS encoding response regulator transcription factor, whose protein sequence is MVIENDFFSTNNTVQKISEDEKDKLGNYLELVKAFARTTYSSIYIIDYEKKGFEYVSENPLFLCDHTPAEVQELGYAFYFKYVVKEDLDLLLKINTIGFDFYQNIPVEERLNHTISYDFRLKNPNGKTFLVNQKLTPVFLTNDGKIWKSICIISLSSELQSGNIKIYKKGENKIYSYDLEGSFWKVLKKIELTSREKEVLQYSIRGFTIANMADSMFVSADTIKFHKRKLFTKLGVGNIAEAIAYATSNKLI, encoded by the coding sequence ATGGTAATTGAAAACGACTTTTTTTCCACAAACAACACCGTTCAGAAGATCTCTGAAGATGAAAAAGACAAACTTGGAAATTATTTAGAACTGGTCAAAGCATTTGCCAGAACAACTTACAGCAGTATTTATATTATTGATTACGAAAAAAAGGGGTTTGAGTATGTGTCCGAAAATCCATTATTCTTATGTGATCACACTCCGGCAGAGGTTCAGGAACTTGGATATGCCTTTTATTTTAAGTATGTGGTCAAAGAAGACCTGGATTTATTACTAAAAATCAACACTATAGGTTTTGATTTTTATCAAAACATTCCTGTAGAAGAACGCCTGAATCATACCATCTCCTATGACTTTAGATTGAAAAATCCCAATGGAAAGACTTTTTTGGTGAATCAAAAACTGACTCCTGTTTTCCTGACCAATGACGGTAAAATCTGGAAATCGATTTGCATTATCTCGCTTTCTTCTGAATTGCAGTCGGGGAATATTAAAATTTATAAAAAAGGAGAAAATAAGATCTACAGTTATGACCTTGAGGGGAGTTTCTGGAAGGTGCTGAAAAAGATAGAACTAACCAGCCGTGAGAAGGAAGTTTTACAGTATTCTATCAGGGGTTTTACCATTGCCAACATGGCTGATAGCATGTTTGTATCGGCTGATACTATTAAGTTTCACAAGAGAAAATTATTCACCAAGCTGGGGGTGGGAAATATTGCTGAGGCCATTGCTTATGCCACCAGTAATAAACTGATTTAA
- a CDS encoding UpxY family transcription antiterminator yields MDRKQGWHVLYVKYRHESKVYKELMEKKLEAFLPMATSIRQWSDRTKKIEIPLFPSYVFVNIKNNKDFHDALNVESGCSYLSFGKEYGKVSEEEIAYIKLFTQGKEITDVQVESALPKIGDKLKIEHGELSGLECEVFRVDNQHRISVRLSSLRQNISAIIPLSYLSNPEENVFAKA; encoded by the coding sequence ATGGATCGAAAACAAGGTTGGCATGTCCTTTATGTAAAGTACAGACATGAGAGTAAAGTCTACAAAGAATTAATGGAAAAAAAATTAGAAGCTTTTTTGCCTATGGCCACCAGCATTAGACAATGGAGTGACCGAACCAAGAAAATTGAAATTCCGTTATTTCCCAGTTATGTTTTTGTAAACATTAAAAACAACAAAGACTTTCATGATGCTTTAAATGTAGAGAGCGGTTGTTCCTACTTGTCTTTCGGCAAAGAATACGGCAAAGTTTCCGAAGAAGAAATCGCTTATATCAAACTCTTTACCCAGGGAAAAGAGATCACCGATGTTCAAGTCGAATCGGCACTGCCAAAAATAGGCGATAAACTTAAAATCGAGCATGGTGAACTATCAGGTTTGGAATGCGAAGTTTTCAGAGTCGACAATCAGCACAGAATCAGTGTAAGATTAAGTTCATTGCGCCAGAATATATCAGCGATAATACCTTTGTCGTATTTATCCAATCCCGAAGAAAACGTCTTTGCAAAGGCGTAG